A window of the Methanoregula sp. genome harbors these coding sequences:
- a CDS encoding CDC48 family AAA ATPase: MTEKDYAEVTVKEATHDDAGRGIARVSIEVMKKLGLVSGDVIEIQGKKKAAAVVWPGFAQDTGYSILRIDGNIRGNAGTGIDERVKIKKSEAVYAKKVVIQPTQPIRLVGGEQYLARVLRGRSVMEGQTVRVDVIGNSITLVIAKVAPKGIAIVTDETEIELKEEPYKPEEGKRELSDIHYEDIGGLGRELQLVREMIELPLRHPEIFERLGIQPPKGVLLYGPPGTGKTLIAKAVANEVDAHFITISGPEIVSGTYGASEGKLREVFEEAQANAPAIIFIDEVDSIAPKREDTKGELERRVVAQLLALMDGLKGRGQVIVIAATNLPDSIDPALRRGGRFDREIEIGIPDKKGRMEIFQVHTRGVPLADDVKIEEYANSTHGFVGADVALLVKEAAMHAIRKIIPQIKLDEEIPNEVLDALRVTNDDFAEARKHVEPSAMREVLVEVPDITWKQVGGLEETKQELKEAVEWPLKYPEVFEQLQTKPPKGILLFGPPGTGKTLLAKAVANESECNFIAVKGPELLSKWVGESEKGVREIFRKARQASPSIIFFDEIDALVPKRGSFEGSSHVTESVVSQILTELDGMEELKNVTILAATNRPDMLDDALLRPGRLERHIYVPAPDEDSRKKIFEVYLGGDTGSILAKDVDIDALVKQTEGYVGADIESLVREAKMAAMREFIVVMGTRGEQERKDAIKNVMITKAHFDAALLNVRGSLDREAIEISEQQSWQMLYNEEQRIILKNASAALARAGMMHKDTDSPAFDALRKATYHGKKDFAAIKKLTGELEKKEESPKTKKSEK, translated from the coding sequence ATGACAGAAAAGGATTATGCAGAAGTTACAGTAAAAGAAGCAACCCATGATGATGCCGGTCGCGGAATCGCACGGGTAAGTATCGAAGTGATGAAGAAGCTCGGGTTGGTCTCAGGAGATGTTATCGAGATCCAGGGTAAGAAGAAGGCAGCGGCAGTTGTCTGGCCCGGGTTTGCACAGGATACCGGGTACTCCATCCTTCGCATTGACGGAAACATACGGGGGAATGCCGGTACCGGCATTGACGAGCGGGTAAAGATCAAAAAATCTGAGGCTGTGTATGCCAAAAAGGTGGTGATTCAGCCCACCCAGCCGATACGCCTTGTCGGTGGTGAACAGTACCTTGCACGGGTGTTACGCGGCCGGTCGGTGATGGAAGGCCAGACTGTCCGCGTGGATGTGATCGGCAATTCAATCACGTTAGTGATAGCAAAAGTCGCTCCGAAAGGAATTGCGATTGTTACTGATGAGACCGAGATTGAACTCAAGGAAGAGCCTTACAAACCCGAAGAGGGAAAGAGGGAGCTCTCCGACATTCACTATGAAGACATCGGGGGACTGGGACGGGAACTGCAACTCGTGCGGGAGATGATCGAACTTCCGCTGCGGCACCCTGAAATCTTTGAACGCCTGGGGATTCAGCCGCCTAAGGGTGTGTTGCTTTACGGGCCTCCGGGAACGGGTAAGACCCTGATCGCAAAAGCGGTAGCAAATGAAGTGGATGCCCATTTCATCACCATCTCCGGCCCGGAGATCGTCAGCGGTACCTATGGGGCCAGCGAGGGAAAACTCCGGGAAGTCTTTGAAGAAGCACAGGCTAATGCACCAGCGATCATCTTCATCGATGAAGTCGACTCCATCGCACCCAAACGTGAAGACACCAAGGGAGAACTGGAGCGACGCGTGGTTGCCCAGCTGCTTGCACTCATGGACGGTCTGAAAGGACGCGGGCAGGTTATTGTGATCGCCGCAACCAACCTGCCGGATTCCATTGACCCGGCACTCCGCCGTGGGGGACGGTTTGACCGGGAGATTGAGATCGGTATCCCGGATAAAAAAGGGCGCATGGAGATCTTCCAGGTACACACCCGGGGCGTCCCGTTGGCAGATGATGTGAAAATTGAGGAATACGCAAATTCCACCCACGGGTTTGTAGGAGCGGATGTCGCATTGCTTGTGAAAGAAGCGGCAATGCATGCAATTCGAAAGATAATCCCCCAGATTAAGCTCGATGAGGAGATCCCCAATGAAGTACTTGATGCATTGCGGGTAACTAACGATGACTTTGCCGAGGCCCGTAAGCATGTAGAACCCTCGGCAATGCGCGAGGTGCTTGTTGAAGTACCCGATATCACCTGGAAACAGGTAGGTGGACTTGAAGAAACCAAGCAGGAGCTCAAAGAAGCAGTTGAGTGGCCACTGAAGTACCCGGAGGTATTTGAGCAACTCCAGACCAAACCCCCTAAAGGAATTCTCCTCTTCGGTCCGCCCGGCACGGGAAAGACCCTGCTTGCAAAAGCGGTAGCAAACGAGAGCGAGTGCAACTTCATTGCGGTCAAAGGCCCTGAACTGCTCTCGAAATGGGTCGGGGAATCTGAAAAAGGTGTCCGGGAGATCTTCAGGAAAGCGCGGCAGGCATCGCCGTCTATCATCTTCTTTGATGAGATCGATGCGCTGGTCCCAAAACGGGGAAGCTTTGAGGGGTCATCTCACGTAACCGAGAGTGTAGTCTCCCAGATCCTGACTGAACTCGACGGCATGGAAGAACTCAAGAATGTCACCATCCTTGCAGCAACGAACCGCCCGGACATGCTGGATGATGCCCTGCTCCGTCCCGGTCGGCTCGAACGGCACATCTACGTACCGGCACCGGATGAAGACAGCCGGAAGAAGATCTTCGAAGTCTACCTCGGTGGGGATACGGGAAGTATCCTTGCCAAGGATGTGGATATCGATGCACTGGTAAAACAGACCGAAGGGTACGTGGGTGCAGATATCGAATCGCTTGTCCGGGAAGCCAAGATGGCGGCAATGCGTGAATTCATTGTCGTAATGGGTACCCGGGGCGAGCAGGAACGAAAGGACGCCATCAAGAATGTGATGATCACAAAAGCGCACTTCGATGCTGCACTGCTGAACGTCAGGGGCTCGCTGGACCGTGAGGCAATCGAAATTTCAGAACAGCAGTCATGGCAGATGCTCTATAATGAGGAGCAGCGCATCATCCTGAAAAATGCTT